The window GGAGGCGATCCTTGGCGAGCGCGCAGGCAGGGAGGGGGAAGGCACAGCACTGAGGGCGCGGTGGGTCAGCCGAGCGCCAGCGTGACGAACGCGAGAAGAGCGCCGACGGCGGCGCCGGCCGCGACGTCGGTCGGATAGTGCAGCCCGAGGACGACGCGCGAGAGCGCGACCGCGAGCGTGAACGGCACCAGGATCCAGGCGAGGAGGCCGTAGGTCGCGAGCACGACGATCGAGAAGGCGACGGCGTGGAGCGTGTGGCCGGAGGGGAAGCTGTAGCGGTCGAGCGGCGCCGCGCCGAGGAGCACCCCGGTGTGGGCGCGAAACGGTCGCGCTCGGCCGGTGAGCACCTTCAGGGCTTTCGAGACCAGCGTCGCGGCGATGCCGACCGCCGCCATGCGCCGCACGGTGGGGAGCGCGGCCGCGCCGGCGAGCAGCGGCAGGAGCCCGGCGAGCGCGAACCAGACGAGACCGTCGCCGGCCTTCGACACGGCGCGGAAGAAGTGCAGCGCGCTTCGCCGCCGCTGGGCCTGCGAAAGGCGCAGACAGAGCCCCAGTTCGAGCTCCTGCAGGCGTGAGATGGCGGGCGCGATGCGCATCGTGGTCGCAGAGTCCTTTCTGTGCAGGGAAAGGATCTCCGACCGCGGTGTCCAAACGGTTGCGGCGGCGTGACGAAGCGCTGAACTTCGGTTT of the Thermoanaerobaculia bacterium genome contains:
- a CDS encoding phosphatase PAP2 family protein; this translates as MRIAPAISRLQELELGLCLRLSQAQRRRSALHFFRAVSKAGDGLVWFALAGLLPLLAGAAALPTVRRMAAVGIAATLVSKALKVLTGRARPFRAHTGVLLGAAPLDRYSFPSGHTLHAVAFSIVVLATYGLLAWILVPFTLAVALSRVVLGLHYPTDVAAGAAVGALLAFVTLALG